The following are encoded together in the Planctobacterium marinum genome:
- a CDS encoding penicillin-binding protein activator: MNKKLPVQAPIEVGDTPQDLLARAQQAEDPTQDLLQLVTLVSGNSCPKALEIAKLVTAKYSATSSDPELLLVKATCLLELQQYKEAERWLERIPDNSDFMQQKHQLLVQAYQQTRRFWLAANSLHLSSEPGREVDLQIWQLLLNLSDDEISQHLAEISVLNPVLQLLQRQRQLSRDFIQAKQNILSWQARFASHSFAQQLPEPLQNIMAQTLPQFKKITVLLPLSGQLKAQGEAIKEGILAANFAQYYTDRQLTFIDTANWLNELPSTLELSGTDLVIGPLIKDNIEQVKPLIPQGISVLFLNRADIDIPEEQHFFYSLAPEDEAVQLASSLAGQGIKYPMIIAADSATYQRMKDAFVSSWQEKQQTLPVTLEFSDNNAVRRGVNDKLALTDSKARVRQISNLLKPELHSFERNRRDIDAIIIFANATQTELINPLIEASTSPFSAIIPVYATSRSFSRNLSENDLRDLRNLNFIEMPWMLDSPAYSGLRKRAEQLWPGRRDALQRLFAMGYDALNMAPYLPLLANLKNQSWQGLSGQITLNAAHQTIRRTSTAQFSEQEIKVITND, encoded by the coding sequence GTGAACAAAAAGCTGCCTGTACAAGCTCCCATTGAGGTCGGTGATACTCCACAAGACCTGTTAGCGCGTGCCCAACAAGCAGAAGATCCCACCCAAGATTTATTACAGCTAGTTACATTAGTATCAGGAAATAGCTGCCCAAAAGCATTAGAAATCGCCAAGCTGGTCACTGCAAAGTACAGCGCCACTTCATCTGACCCCGAATTGCTTCTTGTTAAAGCAACATGCTTGCTGGAGTTGCAACAATACAAAGAGGCAGAACGCTGGCTAGAGCGAATTCCTGATAACTCTGATTTCATGCAACAGAAGCACCAGTTATTAGTACAGGCCTATCAACAAACCAGGCGCTTTTGGTTAGCGGCAAACTCGCTACATTTAAGTAGTGAACCTGGCAGAGAAGTTGACTTGCAAATTTGGCAGCTGCTGCTCAATTTATCGGATGATGAAATCAGCCAACATCTCGCTGAAATCAGTGTGCTCAACCCGGTGTTACAACTTTTGCAGCGACAGCGACAACTCAGCAGAGACTTTATCCAAGCCAAACAAAACATTCTCAGCTGGCAAGCAAGATTCGCCAGCCACAGCTTTGCGCAACAATTACCTGAGCCACTGCAGAACATCATGGCGCAAACCTTGCCTCAATTTAAAAAAATCACCGTATTGCTGCCCTTGTCCGGACAATTAAAAGCGCAAGGAGAAGCCATCAAAGAAGGCATACTAGCCGCTAACTTTGCGCAGTACTACACAGATAGGCAGTTAACATTTATCGATACAGCAAACTGGCTCAATGAACTCCCTTCAACTCTAGAACTTTCAGGTACAGATCTAGTCATTGGCCCCTTAATTAAAGACAACATTGAGCAAGTTAAACCGCTTATCCCCCAAGGTATCTCAGTACTATTTTTAAATCGAGCAGATATAGATATCCCCGAAGAACAGCACTTTTTTTACTCCTTGGCGCCTGAGGATGAGGCTGTACAGTTAGCAAGCTCCCTTGCCGGACAGGGTATCAAATATCCAATGATCATCGCTGCGGATAGCGCTACCTATCAACGCATGAAAGACGCCTTTGTCAGTTCCTGGCAAGAAAAGCAGCAAACCCTACCAGTTACTTTGGAGTTCTCCGACAATAATGCAGTCCGCCGAGGTGTAAACGATAAATTGGCCCTGACCGATAGCAAAGCCAGAGTTCGCCAAATCAGTAATTTGCTGAAACCTGAATTACATAGTTTTGAGCGCAACCGTCGCGATATTGATGCCATTATTATTTTTGCCAACGCCACTCAAACTGAGCTTATCAATCCTCTCATAGAAGCCAGTACCAGCCCCTTTTCAGCAATTATTCCGGTATATGCGACTTCGCGCAGCTTCAGTCGTAACCTGAGCGAGAATGATTTACGAGACTTGCGTAACCTGAATTTCATTGAAATGCCGTGGATGTTGGATAGCCCAGCCTATTCCGGGTTGCGCAAGCGAGCTGAACAACTGTGGCCGGGACGACGGGATGCGCTGCAACGCTTGTTTGCAATGGGCTACGACGCTTTGAACATGGCGCCCTATTTACCACTTTTAGCTAACCTGAAAAATCAGTCGTGGCAGGGACTTAGCGGGCAAATAACATTAAATGCTGCACATCAGACCATTCGACGTACCAGCACTGCGCAATTCAGTGAACAGGAAATCAAAGTTATTACCAATGATTAG
- the rsmI gene encoding 16S rRNA (cytidine(1402)-2'-O)-methyltransferase: MAKTGQLFIVATPIGNLSDITHRAIEVLNTVDIIAAEDTRHSGRLLQHYGINTRLIALHEHNETQKKAWVIEQLKTGLDIALISDAGTPLISDPGFPLVNSCRESGLVVTPVPGACAVVAALCASGLPTDAFQFCGFLPVKTLAKENALNAIQDTRKTSIFYEAPRRIRDTLATIARCLQAERQIVVAKELTKSFEQFFKGTAQQALQWLDEEPQREKGEFVLLIGPAEQNDSGIPPEAVKLLSSLTPLMPGKKAAALVAEHYQLKKNELYKLTLDLKSD, from the coding sequence ATGGCCAAAACCGGACAACTTTTTATTGTCGCCACTCCTATCGGTAACCTCAGTGATATTACTCATCGTGCCATAGAGGTATTGAATACGGTTGATATAATTGCCGCGGAGGATACACGTCACAGTGGTCGATTGTTACAGCACTACGGTATTAATACCCGGTTAATTGCGTTGCACGAGCACAATGAAACGCAGAAGAAAGCTTGGGTGATAGAGCAGTTAAAAACGGGGCTGGATATTGCCTTGATTTCCGATGCTGGTACACCACTTATTAGCGACCCTGGTTTTCCATTAGTGAACAGTTGTCGGGAGTCTGGATTAGTTGTAACGCCTGTACCCGGCGCTTGTGCAGTCGTGGCAGCATTGTGTGCCTCGGGCTTGCCAACCGATGCGTTTCAGTTTTGTGGATTTCTACCGGTTAAAACACTGGCCAAGGAAAATGCCCTGAATGCTATTCAGGATACTCGTAAAACTAGCATTTTTTATGAGGCGCCAAGACGGATAAGAGATACGCTTGCCACTATTGCGCGCTGCTTGCAAGCCGAGCGTCAGATAGTGGTAGCGAAAGAGCTCACCAAGAGCTTTGAGCAATTTTTTAAAGGCACTGCACAGCAAGCGCTGCAATGGTTGGATGAAGAGCCACAAAGAGAAAAAGGCGAGTTTGTACTGTTAATTGGTCCGGCTGAGCAAAATGATAGTGGTATCCCACCGGAAGCGGTAAAGCTACTTTCCAGTTTAACTCCACTGATGCCGGGTAAAAAAGCGGCCGCTTTGGTGGCTGAGCACTACCAGTTAAAGAAAAATGAACTTTACAAGCTAACCCTGGATTTAAAATCTGACTAG
- a CDS encoding fatty acid cis/trans isomerase, which yields MSIVKTCLSKATFASLMVLFFGFISIAQEAGSAPVRGDNPSQEQSLSYQSSVKTILDNRCVVCHGCYDAPCQLKLGSYEGIMRGAHHLPVYDGERLTAATPTRLFEDASDMQQWRELGFYSVVGEDNNLMLDMLLQKQHSPLPDTKKLPESFNLDINRPLSCPTPKNYQQYAKQNPLWGMPYGLPALNQEEHQTLSKWLLSGMQRGTDLQLTEDEQQAVKRWEKYFNNPSLKGRLVARYLYEHLFLAHLYFTATANEKPNLFFKLIRSRTPPGTEPDIIAARRPFDAPGTETFYYRVVPVSETIVDKLHMPFHLSDSRMEKWDNWFFEQDYDVTSLPGYEPKTASNPFITFAQIPTQSRYRFMLDEAQYSIMQFIKGAVCRGQIALNVINDHFWVVFADPDLVLPEYDEAFMQKARATLLLPAEAQSNALPTNWLAYAKRERSYLKLKSEYIKEHVEKSLPINVNLLWDGDGENDNSSLTIFRHFDAASVVKGLVGENPQTAWIITYPLFERIHYLLVAGYDVYGNMGHQLNSRMYMDFLRMEGEYNFLALLPKDARESVRQQWYRGSVSMVEKYVYEGNAYQPETDIEFTSKKPLSELHQIIKAHVGNAESQRHFVKAATSNDTLKAAKLLNNVKGNAAAIMPQASLILVTSESEPSQLFSLLSHNAYSNISHLFGEMDRRLPNEDTLTFAPGVMTSHPNALFSVPQSELQSFAKSIIELKSEKDYAKLLTNWGVRRTNPYFWQFSDKLHDSYRKDFPVEFGYFDFNRLENR from the coding sequence ATGAGTATTGTCAAAACATGCCTGAGTAAAGCAACCTTTGCGTCCTTGATGGTGCTTTTTTTTGGTTTTATCAGTATTGCCCAAGAGGCTGGGTCTGCCCCCGTGCGGGGTGATAACCCCTCACAAGAACAGAGTTTGAGCTATCAAAGCAGCGTGAAAACCATATTGGATAATCGCTGTGTTGTTTGTCATGGATGCTACGACGCACCATGCCAACTGAAACTCGGCAGCTATGAGGGAATTATGCGGGGTGCTCATCACCTCCCCGTATATGATGGTGAACGCCTCACTGCAGCCACCCCAACGCGTCTTTTCGAGGATGCCTCCGATATGCAGCAATGGCGAGAACTGGGTTTTTATTCGGTGGTAGGTGAAGACAACAATTTGATGTTGGACATGCTGTTACAGAAACAGCACTCTCCACTGCCTGATACAAAAAAGCTCCCCGAATCCTTTAACCTGGATATCAATCGCCCACTGAGCTGCCCTACCCCCAAAAACTATCAGCAATATGCAAAACAAAACCCATTATGGGGCATGCCTTATGGATTACCGGCACTTAATCAGGAAGAACATCAAACCCTCTCCAAGTGGCTACTTTCTGGTATGCAAAGAGGAACTGATTTGCAATTGACTGAAGATGAACAACAAGCAGTCAAGCGCTGGGAGAAATATTTCAATAACCCGTCATTAAAAGGCCGCTTAGTTGCGCGTTACCTGTATGAACATCTTTTTCTGGCGCACCTCTACTTTACTGCGACAGCCAACGAAAAGCCCAACTTATTCTTTAAGCTCATTAGATCCAGAACACCTCCTGGTACTGAACCTGACATTATTGCGGCTCGCCGACCATTTGATGCACCGGGAACCGAAACCTTTTACTACAGAGTAGTTCCGGTGAGCGAAACCATTGTTGATAAACTTCACATGCCATTCCATTTATCCGATTCCAGGATGGAAAAATGGGACAATTGGTTTTTTGAACAGGACTATGATGTCACCTCACTGCCTGGCTACGAGCCCAAAACGGCTTCAAATCCCTTTATAACGTTTGCTCAAATTCCCACGCAGAGCCGCTACAGATTCATGTTAGACGAAGCCCAGTACAGCATTATGCAATTTATAAAAGGGGCTGTGTGTCGAGGCCAGATAGCGTTAAATGTCATCAACGATCACTTTTGGGTAGTTTTTGCAGATCCCGATTTGGTATTACCAGAATATGACGAAGCATTTATGCAGAAAGCCCGAGCAACCCTGTTATTGCCCGCCGAAGCACAAAGTAATGCACTCCCCACCAATTGGCTAGCTTACGCCAAACGCGAACGCAGCTATCTGAAATTGAAGTCTGAATATATTAAAGAACATGTTGAAAAATCATTACCTATCAATGTAAACCTTTTATGGGACGGCGATGGGGAAAACGATAACTCATCTCTCACCATTTTCCGCCATTTTGACGCTGCCAGTGTCGTCAAAGGGTTGGTGGGTGAAAACCCACAGACAGCCTGGATTATTACCTATCCGCTGTTTGAGCGGATTCATTACTTACTCGTCGCGGGGTACGATGTGTATGGCAACATGGGACATCAATTAAATAGTCGCATGTATATGGATTTTCTGCGCATGGAAGGAGAGTATAATTTTTTAGCGTTACTCCCCAAAGACGCCAGAGAGTCAGTTCGACAGCAATGGTATCGCGGCTCTGTTAGCATGGTTGAAAAATATGTATACGAAGGCAACGCGTATCAACCAGAAACCGACATTGAATTTACCAGTAAAAAGCCCTTATCGGAGCTTCATCAAATAATAAAAGCACACGTCGGCAATGCTGAAAGCCAACGGCATTTTGTCAAGGCAGCAACCTCAAATGACACCCTAAAAGCCGCCAAATTGCTCAACAATGTTAAAGGCAATGCCGCAGCGATCATGCCGCAAGCTTCTCTCATCCTGGTAACCTCAGAAAGCGAGCCATCCCAACTGTTCAGCCTGTTAAGTCATAACGCTTACAGCAATATCTCGCACCTGTTTGGCGAAATGGACAGAAGGCTACCTAATGAGGATACATTAACCTTTGCCCCCGGGGTTATGACCTCTCATCCCAATGCTCTGTTTTCTGTCCCGCAATCCGAGCTACAAAGCTTCGCAAAAAGCATAATTGAGCTTAAGAGCGAAAAAGACTACGCAAAGTTGCTGACAAACTGGGGAGTTCGCCGCACAAATCCTTATTTTTGGCAGTTTAGTGATAAGTTGCATGACAGTTATCGCAAGGATTTCCCGGTTGAATTTGGGTATTTCGATTTCAACAGGTTAGAGAATCGATAG
- a CDS encoding SDR family NAD(P)-dependent oxidoreductase, with translation MTRTALVTGGNRGIGLEVVKGYAEKGMKVILACRDVEQAKASLAGETMGDIHPITLDLSSHAAIDESCSKVTAIYGDIDVLVNNAGILHQKQGTEASTEELSESMQIHLNGPYNLIKQALPAMLRNGFGRIINVSSGWGSFTEGMEGPLPYAVSKAALNALTANLAKQLAASGQNVTINSVCPGWVHTRMGGKDAPRTPEQGADTIVWLGTLESDCPNGKFLRDRQEISW, from the coding sequence ATGACACGAACAGCATTAGTAACGGGAGGTAATCGAGGTATCGGGCTGGAAGTGGTAAAAGGATATGCTGAAAAAGGCATGAAAGTCATATTAGCATGCCGAGATGTAGAGCAGGCCAAAGCTAGTTTAGCAGGCGAGACAATGGGAGACATCCATCCAATTACACTGGATTTATCAAGCCATGCAGCGATTGATGAGAGCTGTAGTAAAGTGACAGCTATTTACGGGGACATTGATGTACTGGTTAACAACGCCGGAATATTACACCAAAAACAAGGAACAGAAGCTTCAACAGAAGAACTATCCGAATCAATGCAAATTCATTTAAATGGCCCCTACAACCTGATCAAGCAGGCGTTACCCGCAATGCTACGTAATGGTTTTGGCCGTATAATTAATGTGTCATCAGGATGGGGCTCATTTACTGAGGGAATGGAGGGCCCACTGCCCTATGCTGTCAGCAAAGCAGCTTTGAATGCGCTCACCGCAAACCTCGCTAAACAGCTAGCGGCAAGTGGTCAGAATGTCACAATCAACAGCGTATGCCCGGGTTGGGTGCATACCAGAATGGGGGGGAAAGACGCTCCGCGAACCCCCGAGCAAGGCGCAGACACAATAGTCTGGTTAGGCACGCTGGAAAGCGATTGTCCAAACGGCAAGTTTTTGCGTGATCGCCAAGAGATATCTTGGTAA
- a CDS encoding mechanosensitive ion channel family protein has product MATSISEVLSYELVNFSGSVIVVSDLLLVLGFVILGWLMAKLGGRFIANRLLARNVRPDLVHLIRRIFTIVVLVLILLSVLQWLSIPLTAFAFLSGAVAIGVGFGAQNIINNFISGWILMWERPIRIGDFLEVSGDKGTVESINTRSTRIRRVDGVHLLIPNSRLLENTVTNWTLVDRNIRTSVQVGVIYGTDPRLVERLIGEAVEQHKDILNTPPPIIVFDDFGDNALKFEVFFWINASVERDLRAIRSDIRYVLCELFDKNNVVFAFPQRDVHVDGHIKIHREPS; this is encoded by the coding sequence ATGGCAACTTCCATCAGTGAAGTATTGAGTTACGAGCTAGTTAACTTTTCAGGCAGCGTCATTGTCGTTTCGGACCTACTGTTGGTACTGGGTTTCGTCATTTTAGGGTGGCTGATGGCAAAATTAGGCGGGCGTTTCATTGCTAATCGTTTATTGGCGAGAAATGTGCGGCCGGACCTTGTACATTTAATCAGGCGAATTTTCACTATTGTTGTGCTTGTGCTCATTCTGCTATCTGTTTTGCAGTGGCTAAGCATCCCATTGACAGCATTTGCTTTTTTATCCGGGGCCGTTGCAATTGGTGTGGGGTTCGGGGCCCAGAATATAATTAATAATTTCATCAGTGGATGGATTTTGATGTGGGAAAGACCGATACGTATCGGTGATTTCCTCGAGGTTTCTGGGGATAAAGGAACGGTGGAATCAATCAATACCCGCTCTACACGTATTCGCCGGGTAGATGGTGTGCATTTGCTCATTCCCAATAGCCGGTTATTGGAAAATACTGTCACCAACTGGACATTGGTGGACAGGAACATCAGAACGTCGGTTCAGGTGGGCGTGATTTATGGTACTGATCCCAGGTTGGTGGAACGTTTGATAGGGGAGGCTGTTGAGCAGCACAAAGATATCTTGAATACTCCTCCGCCCATCATCGTTTTTGATGACTTCGGGGACAATGCTCTTAAGTTCGAGGTGTTTTTCTGGATAAATGCGTCAGTAGAACGAGATCTTCGCGCGATACGCAGTGATATCAGATATGTGCTCTGTGAGCTGTTTGATAAAAACAACGTGGTTTTTGCTTTCCCACAAAGAGATGTTCATGTCGATGGCCACATTAAAATACACCGGGAACCGTCGTGA
- a CDS encoding cation:proton antiporter, translating to MSDPATILVIIAGLSLTAQLLAVKLRIPAILFLLAAGILAGPAFQVLDSDDLFGDLLFPIVSLSVAIILFEGALTLNFKELGKLDRVVFKLCTVGILISWLVVAPVAWYLLDISWSLAFLFSAIVTVTGPTVIMPPLKSVRPKASIAKVLRWEGILIDPLGAILAVLVFEFIMISQQPYKNTLLTLLTTFTAGLVSGICCGALLSEVLKRRLLPKFLVNFFVLIVILLAFQIANQFAAESGLITVTIMGAWLANHRGVNVSEIKEFKETLTVLLISGMFIILAARVDLMALYSIAPAAIMIVSVMCLLARPLVVFICTFGSNLSWQEKTLIAWLAPRGIVAAAISAHFAFKLEKSGYEQVEILLPLVFFVIIATVSLQSLSGLRLASWLKVREPKKNGVVIFGVGPFSTELARALQKKDIDVLLTDPNHQAIAAAKIQGFTTYLGDPSSRAAEEIVGSATYSQALILSPYTNANSFATHFFQKEYGKEMVAGVSSGYTGQKDVDKTYRASLGAFGGKTLEQLDKLVNDGARIIATELTDEYDLTEYKQDNLKQRQPLMAITDDKKVIVLKESEMLDELSAKTLISIES from the coding sequence GTGAGTGATCCAGCGACAATCTTGGTTATCATCGCAGGGCTCTCATTAACTGCCCAGTTGTTAGCGGTAAAACTGCGTATTCCCGCAATCTTGTTTCTATTGGCTGCTGGCATTTTGGCTGGACCTGCATTTCAAGTGCTAGATAGCGATGATCTGTTCGGGGATTTGTTGTTTCCGATTGTCTCTTTGTCTGTAGCGATTATTTTGTTCGAGGGGGCTTTGACACTTAATTTCAAAGAGCTCGGTAAGTTAGATCGCGTGGTGTTTAAGCTCTGCACAGTTGGAATACTGATATCCTGGTTGGTTGTCGCGCCAGTGGCTTGGTATTTATTGGATATTTCCTGGTCGTTGGCCTTTCTTTTTAGTGCCATCGTGACGGTCACCGGGCCGACAGTGATTATGCCACCTTTGAAATCGGTCAGGCCAAAGGCCAGTATTGCTAAAGTACTTCGCTGGGAGGGCATTCTCATTGACCCTTTAGGGGCAATATTGGCTGTATTGGTTTTTGAATTTATTATGATAAGCCAGCAACCATACAAGAATACCTTGCTTACCTTACTTACTACTTTTACTGCGGGATTGGTGTCGGGAATATGTTGTGGGGCTCTATTAAGCGAAGTGTTAAAAAGGCGTTTGCTGCCGAAGTTCCTGGTCAACTTCTTTGTGCTTATTGTAATACTATTGGCTTTCCAAATCGCCAATCAGTTTGCAGCAGAATCCGGTTTGATAACCGTAACTATCATGGGGGCCTGGTTGGCTAATCATCGCGGTGTGAACGTATCTGAAATAAAGGAATTTAAAGAGACTTTAACGGTTTTGTTAATTTCAGGTATGTTTATCATTCTTGCTGCGCGTGTAGATTTAATGGCTTTATACAGTATTGCTCCCGCTGCGATAATGATTGTGTCGGTAATGTGTTTGCTGGCGAGACCTCTTGTAGTCTTCATTTGCACTTTTGGTAGCAATCTCTCATGGCAAGAAAAAACACTCATTGCCTGGTTGGCTCCTCGCGGTATTGTTGCTGCGGCAATCAGCGCTCACTTTGCATTTAAACTAGAAAAGAGTGGCTATGAGCAGGTGGAAATACTATTGCCATTGGTATTTTTTGTCATCATCGCGACCGTCTCATTGCAAAGTCTTAGTGGTCTGAGACTGGCAAGTTGGTTAAAGGTGCGAGAGCCGAAAAAAAACGGGGTTGTGATTTTTGGCGTGGGACCATTCAGCACAGAACTTGCCAGAGCATTGCAAAAGAAAGATATTGACGTGTTACTTACGGATCCAAACCATCAAGCAATAGCTGCTGCCAAAATTCAAGGGTTTACAACCTACCTCGGGGATCCGAGTTCCAGGGCGGCTGAAGAGATCGTGGGAAGTGCGACTTATAGTCAGGCGCTAATTCTATCGCCCTACACAAACGCAAATTCATTCGCCACGCACTTTTTTCAAAAAGAGTACGGCAAAGAAATGGTTGCAGGCGTCTCTTCTGGGTATACTGGACAAAAGGATGTGGATAAAACTTACCGAGCTAGCCTCGGGGCATTTGGTGGGAAAACACTGGAGCAGCTGGATAAACTTGTCAATGATGGAGCTCGTATCATAGCTACTGAGCTCACGGATGAATACGATTTGACTGAGTACAAGCAAGACAATCTCAAACAACGACAACCCCTTATGGCAATCACTGACGATAAAAAGGTTATCGTTTTAAAAGAGAGCGAAATGCTAGATGAGTTATCTGCAAAGACTTTAATAAGCATCGAGTCTTAA
- a CDS encoding ATP-binding protein → MLSLNDVHSGIKTDSKMEALSLTGFKTRSIISLITVLTVLLLSFAIQQRLIEQQKHNLVQAAIANELSERSKSLTMTLQGLLSAEPGRHRVNLKRYAVEHLSRISESLNYFQSTPLAEPIDNVLNSESETVKQLQLLINTTRTVLKDEEPEQIPDFNSASIRNMSNNLRQVADTLRETQRQHQEFQITALQQLLILSLTIISVSILFVVVPVLRRVKNDRAAIERQRTQIARIRHTFDTFTDHSQNAIINYVKSSGKINFVNNSCVEMLQYQSKNQLLGESIDAVYMVHTDETHPAMSARLIAIDGSEIPVVFDRFSSHRIEDGAELVWLNLTDLRPIIEVEQRSQNAQKMESMGTLASGIAHDFNNILAIIRGSSELLKMSVDLSNNAQKCVTHIIEAGERGASMVRQILQFSRADTEYLKVIDIVENIEQTLELLTPGLKKKSEVVFQCEAEGNILADESSISQILINLVKNASQAGATKVELTLKKENQEFVLTVLDDGSGIPQEAQDKLFEPFFSTKKKTEGTGLGLSVVHGIVQKIKGTISVDSTEGEGTRFTIRLPVTQLQVEEVVTAKPSSPMVSNQRILLVEDEDNLRNIYSTYLTMKGFSVTEAANGQEALAIFQQAKDEYDVLVTDHNMPGLLGTEVILAIRHLTKKPLLTIMVTGDIEDSARELKNQGLIDDILTKPIALSNLDGAIEQSE, encoded by the coding sequence GTGCTATCTTTAAACGATGTCCATTCAGGAATCAAAACAGACAGCAAGATGGAAGCACTGTCACTTACAGGTTTTAAGACACGCTCGATTATTTCGCTCATCACAGTACTCACAGTATTGTTGTTGTCTTTTGCAATTCAACAACGCCTGATTGAGCAACAAAAGCACAACCTGGTGCAGGCCGCAATAGCCAATGAACTAAGCGAACGCAGTAAATCACTAACAATGACACTGCAAGGGCTACTCAGTGCGGAGCCGGGGAGACATCGAGTGAACCTCAAGCGCTACGCGGTTGAGCACCTTTCTCGCATTTCCGAAAGTCTCAATTATTTCCAAAGTACCCCACTCGCTGAGCCCATCGATAATGTGCTGAATTCTGAAAGTGAAACCGTTAAGCAACTGCAATTATTGATCAATACCACCCGCACGGTTTTAAAGGATGAAGAACCAGAGCAAATCCCTGACTTTAATTCAGCGTCAATTCGCAATATGTCCAATAACTTGCGTCAGGTTGCAGATACCTTGCGCGAAACCCAGCGCCAACACCAGGAATTTCAAATAACGGCTTTACAGCAACTGCTGATCCTCTCCCTTACCATTATTTCCGTCAGCATCCTGTTTGTTGTAGTCCCTGTTTTAAGGAGGGTTAAAAACGACAGAGCCGCGATTGAACGGCAACGCACCCAGATAGCGCGTATACGCCATACCTTTGATACCTTTACGGACCATTCACAAAACGCCATTATTAATTATGTGAAATCGTCGGGTAAAATAAACTTCGTCAACAATAGCTGTGTGGAAATGCTGCAATATCAAAGCAAGAACCAGTTGCTCGGTGAATCCATTGATGCTGTATATATGGTGCATACCGATGAAACTCACCCCGCCATGTCAGCACGGCTTATTGCGATCGATGGCAGTGAAATTCCGGTGGTATTTGACCGTTTCAGTTCTCATCGAATTGAAGATGGAGCCGAATTAGTATGGCTCAACCTGACAGATTTACGCCCCATTATTGAAGTTGAACAGCGCTCACAGAATGCCCAGAAAATGGAATCAATGGGTACGCTTGCCAGCGGTATAGCCCATGACTTTAACAACATTCTGGCCATCATTCGTGGCAGTTCAGAGCTACTAAAAATGAGTGTCGACCTCAGCAACAATGCCCAGAAGTGTGTAACACATATAATCGAAGCTGGGGAACGAGGCGCCAGTATGGTGCGACAGATTCTGCAGTTCTCAAGAGCAGATACCGAATACCTGAAAGTGATCGATATTGTAGAAAACATTGAACAGACCCTGGAATTGCTGACCCCCGGACTTAAAAAGAAAAGCGAAGTTGTCTTTCAATGTGAAGCTGAGGGCAATATCCTGGCGGATGAATCTTCCATCAGTCAAATTCTGATCAACCTTGTTAAGAATGCCTCGCAAGCTGGCGCAACAAAAGTTGAATTAACTCTGAAAAAAGAAAACCAAGAGTTTGTTTTGACTGTTTTGGACGATGGCAGTGGTATTCCACAGGAAGCCCAAGATAAGCTGTTTGAGCCTTTCTTCAGTACCAAGAAAAAAACCGAAGGCACCGGATTGGGGCTTTCGGTGGTACACGGTATAGTGCAAAAAATAAAGGGCACAATTTCTGTCGACAGTACCGAGGGAGAGGGAACTCGTTTCACCATCCGCCTGCCAGTTACTCAGCTGCAAGTCGAGGAAGTCGTCACAGCCAAACCAAGCTCGCCCATGGTCAGCAACCAGCGCATTTTGCTTGTGGAAGATGAAGATAACTTGCGCAACATCTATTCCACCTATCTAACCATGAAAGGCTTTTCAGTTACCGAAGCAGCCAATGGCCAAGAGGCCTTGGCTATATTCCAACAGGCAAAAGATGAATACGATGTGTTGGTCACCGACCACAATATGCCGGGACTACTGGGCACTGAAGTAATCCTGGCCATCAGGCATCTTACTAAAAAGCCCTTACTCACGATCATGGTCACTGGTGACATAGAAGACTCGGCCCGAGAACTTAAAAACCAAGGTCTTATTGACGATATCCTCACCAAACCCATTGCCCTGAGTAATCTGGATGGTGCTATAGAACAAAGCGAGTAA
- a CDS encoding paraquat-inducible protein A — MKQNIGFILNILALGLFVPGIMLPIFSMNMEMQADLGSSALSTALIDKELSILGTVTELWNEQRYLVGFLILFFSVVVPLLKTSLVTVARIIRSQETKQKLLSFVTSIGKWSMADVFVVAIFLAVLSTDHASTTSTEQINMGLFKITFELSSQTLSNVGLGFWFFTAYCLISLAGTQLFYRGVKQG, encoded by the coding sequence ATGAAACAAAACATTGGCTTTATATTAAATATTTTAGCGCTGGGGCTTTTCGTACCCGGTATTATGCTTCCGATTTTTTCCATGAATATGGAAATGCAGGCTGACCTGGGCAGTTCCGCGCTTTCAACTGCGCTAATTGATAAAGAATTGTCGATATTGGGGACGGTAACTGAGCTGTGGAATGAGCAGCGTTACCTTGTTGGCTTTCTTATCTTATTCTTTTCTGTGGTGGTGCCACTGCTCAAAACCAGCTTAGTGACTGTAGCGCGCATTATTCGCTCACAAGAGACAAAACAAAAACTGCTGAGCTTTGTTACCAGCATTGGCAAATGGTCTATGGCAGACGTATTTGTAGTGGCTATCTTTCTCGCAGTACTGTCCACTGATCACGCCAGCACCACCAGCACAGAGCAAATAAACATGGGCCTGTTCAAAATCACGTTTGAGTTAAGTTCGCAAACCTTGTCAAATGTCGGCCTGGGTTTTTGGTTCTTTACTGCCTATTGCCTGATATCTCTTGCGGGTACACAACTGTTTTACCGTGGCGTAAAACAAGGCTAA